CTCTGGACCCGGCGACGGCGGCGAGTCCAGCTGCTGCGCGGCCCGGGAGCTGCCAGCCCCGGCCGCGATGGCTCCCGTGAGgcgtggggtgggaggtggccgAGGGCTGGGCGAGCCCCTCGCGCCCGGAGAGTTATGAGCGCGGCGAAGGACCGAGCATCGGCCCGAGCCGCAGCCTCGGCGGGCGCCTCCCGCGGGCCCTGGCCAAGTCGCCCCCGCGCACCATGCCGACCCCCGGCCGGCTGAGCCCGCCGCGCCGCagcccctgcttcctgcctgGCCCCCGCTAACCCTCAGGGGAGCGATTTTGGCCGCCCGGGCAGCTCCCCAGGCCGCTCCCCAGGAGAGGCGGAACCGCGGGGCGAGCGGGGCCCCGGCTCAGCCCTTCGCTCTCCAGCGCGTCCCCCTGCCGGCCGCCCGGCGCGCCCGCGGCGATGGGGGCGCTGCTGGCGCTCTGCCTGCTCTTGGGCTGGCTGCGCGGGGGCCCGGCGGGCGCCCAGCAGCCCGGGGAGTACTGCCACGGCTGGGTGGACGTGCAGGGCAACTACCACGAGGGCTTCCAGTGCCCGGAGGACTTCGACACGCTGGACGCCACCATCTGCTGCGGCTCCTGCGCGCTGCGCTACTGCTGCGCCGCGGCCGACGCCAGGCTGGAGCAGGGCGGCTGCACCAACGACCGCGGCGAGCTGGAGCACCCGGGCGTCACGGCGCGTGAGTACGGGCCGGGGCCGCGCGGCCGGGCTGCCGTGCCTGCCGGCCGGTGCGCGCGCGAAGAGGCGTGCCCGGCCTTCCCGGGTCTGCGCAAAGGGGACGCCAGAAACTGGGGGGATCAGGGGAGAAGTGGGCGGTCGCGTTTCAGGTCAGGGGCGCAGTTTCTTTGCAGTCCCGATTCCCGCCACACGCGGTCTCCGCGGTCTGCCCAGGAGCTAGTTCGCCACCGGCCGCGAGGACCGCGGGGTTTGCACCCAGTGACTCTGGGGGAGACGGAGGGAACCCCGGGCGCGCACGACAGTTCAGAGAAGGGCTGTGGCGGCCGCGCCAGGCTGGACTTGCGTTTTCCCGGGTGGTAAGGGTGCCCTATTCTGCGCCCTGGGGGCTCCGGAAGCTTTGAGAAGTGCTGATGGCGCAGGGAACGCAACTCTTGGGGTGCGTTTAGCTGTAGCCCCGAGGCGGTAAGGAACTTAAGgcacagttgtgtgtgtgtgtggccgctTGGTCGTGTTCCTAAGCCCCATTCTCACGACTTCCTTTCATTTCTCTGCATCGAATTACCCACTCCGGCCCACCCCCCATTGTCACGCTTTTCAGAAATGCCCAGGTCCTCCGGTTGGATATTTAGAAACCGGGGTCGCAGGGGCTTCCCCGCCCCCTGTTCTCACGTCGGAAAACACGGGTCAAGTTTCCGCTTACTTCAGAGCGGAATAAATCACAACCCCAGCAGAGGAACTTTacaccttaaaaaacaaaaaaaaaacctttccacCTGAATCGGAACTTCAGGGAGACCATTTAGAGCTCCAGGCGATGGTTTTACGGCCGGGGAAACCGGAGGagcgggggcaggggcggggggagccGAGAGAGAGCCTCGACACCCCAGAACTCCCGAGCGGGGGCCTGAAGCGGGCCAGACATGGTCCCCAGGCAAggcgggaggggctgggggatgaTCACCGGTGCTGGGGCCCCAGTCCCCCGAGACTCAGAACCCGGAGGAAAGGGGGACCCGCCTCCCTTAGAACTCCGTTAGACCGTCTAGGAATTTAACTTTGGAGGGCGAAAGACCAACCTAGAGGATTGAGGAAGTGGCTTCTGGGGGAAAGATGTTCGGTGGAAAGTGGGGAACTCTAAGGCGGCCTGGCTTCAGTCACTCGCCGCCTCTGCACAGCAAGTGCTAAGCGCCCGGTCTGCCTGGGGACCCCATCCTGGGCTCCCGGTCTGCCTCGGGGACCCCATCCTGGCCTCCCCCGTGCTCTCTGGCAGGAGAGGGGGCAGCCTCCGCACCCACCCAGGCTGGGGTCTGGCAAAGCCTCAGCACCTTCCCTTGCCAGCTTGTCATCGGGGCGAGTTACTTAACTGCGCTGGGCCTCTTCTCAACTCTAAAATGGGCATGTTGCTCTCAGAGGAGTTAGGTTGTGAAATAAACGAGTGTATGGATGCTCAGCAAGGTTCTGAGTGAGTAGTCACTTTAGACTTGCCTTCTGCGGGGCAAGAAGTAGTAAGAGGTACTAGTAACCTTCTACTGCTTCTACTGCTTGTACTTCTAGTGGTAGTAACCTTCTTCTAGTAAGACGGGGCAGAGTGGGTGGCACCCGGAGCTTACACCCAGGAACCCACAGATCTTAGGGTGGATAGTTCTCTCCCACTCATTGCCTATGTGTCTTTGGGAAACTCAGCGACTCTCCAATATGTTTCCACATCTGGAAACTAGACCATATCATGCCTGCCTCACAGGGTTACATGAATCtggaaataaatactaaatagGCACACAGTAGGGTCTTAGTCAATGCAGACCTGCTTTCTTTTCCCTCCAAGCCGGAGGTTTGCATCCCAAGGCAGCTCTATCAGGCAGGGGCCACAGCTGGAGAACCGCTTGGGAGGTGCCTCTGGGTGGGAAACATTATGTCTGCCTTATAGAGGGAGAAGGGAACTGGGGCTAACTCTGTCAAAAAGTTGCGCTTCCAGAAAGTGTGGGCCACCAACACCAAGGACCACACTGAAGTCTAGCTAAAGTTCAGTCTGACCTTCCCAGAATTTGAGTGGGGATCGAGAGGCAGGAGAGTGACGGCTGGAGGAGGCATCCCAAATTGTTTCTGGAAAGTATCCAGACGGGACAGTTTGTGATGTGGTAGGAGACACAGTTAGTGGGGGCCTGCTATGGATTTCTTTATGCTGTTCTTTCTGTAGTCTTGTAAAATCCCAGGGGGTTCACTTAGCAGGTCCAGCTGTCTCTGCTCAGATCGGAGATTCTTGGATAGGAGATAGATTTTCAGCCTTAGCATCCTTAAGCACCCCACTGTGATAAAACTCCTAAAACCTGGATTGAAAGCCATTGTTATGGtaaccgcccccgcccccccaactCATCTTTTCTCTCCGTCCAGTGCGCGGACAGGAGGATAGAATCTGTTCCTTCTGATTTCCAGATGTGCAATATGATGGCTAATTGCTAACAGAGTCTACAGTATCAGTCTGCTTCCTCCCTGCTAGGAGCAAGAATATTCCATCATCACAGTTTGCAACTCAGAGGTTACCAGTAACAAGCTCTGAGAAGCCGGGCTGACCAGGGTGGTTGAGTGgacctcccacctcctacccacGAGCAGCCGCGAGTTTGGGCATCTCTCACCTGAGTACCTGTGCCTGTTTTTGCCTTCTAGAGCCTGTCTACGTCCCCTTCCTGATTGTTGGCTCCATCTTCATTGCCTTCATCATCCTAGGCTCTTTAGTGGCTATTTATTGCTGCACCTGCTTGAGACCGAAGGAACCCTCGCAGCagccaatccgcttctcactccGAAGCTACCAGACAGAGACTCTCCCCATGATTCTGACGTCTACGAACCTCAGGGCACCTTCCAGGCAGTCCAGCACGGCCACCAGCTCCAGCTCCACGGGGGGCTCCATCCGAAGGTTCTCCTTTGCCCGGGCAGAGCCAGGCTGTCTGGTTCCCTCACCGCCCCCACCTTACACCACAGGCCACCCAATCCACTTGACCCAGCCGTCCGGGTTCCTGGCATCGCCCCAGTACTTCGCTTACCCGCTGCAGCAGGAGCCCCCGCTGCCCGGGAAGAGCTGTCCAGACTTCAGTTCCAGTTGACAGGCCGTGGCTGCAGATCCATCTTCTGGAGCAATGGCGCACCCGTGGATGCTGCTGCCACGGCCACCAGGAATCCCCAGACGATTTCCCTTGGACCAGCGACGTCATGGAGGAAAGCGCGAGGAAGACACAGCGCCTCTTAGTCTTGAggttcctggctgcagtcacagaaTGGCTGTGTTAAGAAAATTGCTTTCTGGCTTTGAAAGCATGGTGACTATTACATTTCAACTTATGCTACTTTTATTCAAAATATGCAGTAGTTCAACTTGAAAGTTACAAGTCGGCTGAAGCTGTTTTATTGGACAACTCAGCTATCCTACATAGGCCTATCTGCTCTTTTTTCATTATAAGTTCTTTAGTGAGTgataatacaaatatatacataaataagcaaagaaattGTACCTGATTGTAATTATCGAAGGTTCATTTGAAAAATTAACTGCTAAGTAAACTGAGGAGACAGTGAACAGCCTGTTTATAATTTGGGGAGCAACTTAACTGGGAATAATAATATTAGCATCATGacaacagttattttttaaatcaatggctAAATTTTGTTGGAAATATAAGAGTGTCTTCAGAACAGAAGATTTCAATAACTGCATgagaaatttaacattttaaatatttacttagatATTCATTGTAACAGAGATCTTATGTAAAAGCATTTCCCCCACCTGTCCAAGGGAATATTTATTGCAGACGTTTTGTTCAGCAACATTTAGTGTTTAAATGAAAGTTGAACAGTTGGgtcttaaaacatttatttgtaaaatgaattatGTACAAATGTAAAGATTTGTAATTTAATGTATTTACTACACTGATGGTACTAATTATTTAGTAGTCACACTGTAATTTTTTATGTTAATAATAAGCGTGGAGTTCAAAGTCCAGCTTTAGCTATAATCTTCTGATATTATGTATCTTAAGTGCCACTGAATTCCATGTCTGATGACTAAATATTTGGGCATATATCCTGCTGgattagaataaataaaatgctttatgtTTTCATGAAATCTCTTTGAAAGTTTAGATCAAAGTGCTTCATTGTATCTCCTTAACGATACTCTCTGCTATTCAATAAAAGGAAATGTCTTTACCTAACACTTcataatttgaaatgaaaaaaaaaatcctacattaATTTTGTATTATGTTGGAAAGCTGTTTTCTACATTGGGACGCCTGAAAGCAGCCAAGGAAGTGGACATTTGTAGAGACGTCAGCCCGTGGGGTGCAATCCTCAGATGTGTTATTTGCATAGATTTAAAAATTGGGACATTTCTCATAGGAATCTGAATTTTGGCTTCTCGTGGCATGAAGAGGATGTGGTCCGAGGGTGCTGTTTTGCTGGGGGCAGGAGGTCCTTGCCTTCCACCAGCCTTCTGCCTGGTCTCCCTGGCCTGGCCCATCTCCCTCAGTTTTGCTGCCTCTTGGCCCCTTGGGTGTCCTTTGGAAACCCAGGTTTATATGGGTCCATACTATTGTATGTCATCCTCAGTAGCTCTTGTCAAATACAGATCCTTTAGAGGTGGAATGCTGACCTAAGAAAAGTCATTTGGCCTTGACTCTTTGTTTTCTAGTTGAGGAAGCAAGTTGGAAGATGCTGTGTCTTTGCCCAGACTGATGGCAGGACATCTGACTTCTGGTCTCCTGCTTTCTCCTGTAACTAATCCAGGTATCCAAAGTCAGCCCAAATAATGAAGGAATAAACataagaaggaagggagggagggagggagggagggggaaggcaggaaggaaggaaagaaaaggagggcgcggggagagggaagaagggagaaaggcTGAAGGTACAAGGAGAAGCATTTGTGTGAAGCTCTGGAATTCACTCTCACGTTAGGCGGGCTTTATTCGTGTTTGTTACCTACTGCTCCTCTGCTATTTTAATCGTTACCTGGCTCTTATGACTCAAACCGTATTCTAAATGTTTACATGCACTAACTCCCCCCTCTGCCCCCGCAAACAATGCAACATGGAGGTGTTATAATTCCTATCTTACAGATTTGGAAACCAAGGCATACAGGagtgaagtaacttgcccacgTCCCATAGCCCGTCAGTCCTGGAGCTGTCTGCATAACCAGATTCCAACAGCAAGGGAACAACTGGCTTTGAGGTTCCTTTGTCTCTGGGCACACGATCCACTGACAAGTAAAGAAAGCATGAGGCTCAGGGCTTCTCTCCAGGACAGTGATTATTAACCCCATTGGATCTAGTGAGTTTTCCTTAgaacaaatattttgtttcacGCCTTTAACTGTCCAccagctttgctggtggctcagacggtagagaatctgcctgcaatgcagaatatCCAGATTTTATCCCTGGATtgcgaggatcccctggagaatggaatggtaacccactctagtattcttgcctggagaattttgtggacagaggagcctggcggactgcagtccaatcgggttgcaaagagtcagacaagactgactgACTGACGCTTTCACTTTTAACTGTCCTAAAATGAAATTCCTAGATCATATTACTCACTACACATATACTTAAAAACAATCAACATAATGTCTTAATGGTAAATAGAAAGGAGAACGAAAAGGAGAATTATTTCATAATGTAAGAGCTTCAGCAGATTTAACAGAGGACTCACAGGAGAGCCTCTTCACACGGGAATAACCGAGATGTGACAGGCCCAGTCCAGACCTATGCAGGCTTACAGCACTGTCCATTTACACTCCAGAGTCGCCCTGCTCTTACTGAGATTTTCTCCCaaagtttgattttcttttaatctgcACCGTAGTTATATATCTGGAAAATTCAGTGTATATTTAAGGCGGTGCAGAAAATACTTACATAAAATGGGACTAGATTTTTCCAGTGATAGAAATGGAGGGATATTTCAAAGTCCTGCTCATGGACATCAAGTCTTTGTTGGGCCAACTGCCTCATGCACTGTAGGATCTCTGAAGAACAGAAGCTCTATATGTTGAAAGGTAGCTATGCAGATagtcaggtcagtcgctcagtcgtgtccgactctttgcggccccatgaactgcagcacgccaggcctctctgtccatcacctggagcccacccaaacccatgtccattgagtcggtgatgccatccaaccatctcaccctctgtcgtccccttctcctcctgccctcaatcttccccagcatcagggtcttttcaaatgagttagctctttgcatcaggtggccaaagtattggagtttcagcttcagcatcagtccttccaatgaaaactcaggactgatttcctttatttatttatttatttctcatttttctttttttaatttttttttattagttggaggccaattacttcacaacattgcagtgggttttgtcatacattgacatgaatcagccatagagttacacgtattccccatctcgatcccccctcccacctccctctccacccaattcctctgtgtcctcccagtgcaccaggcccgagcacttgtctcatgtatctcacctgggctggtgatctgtttcaccacgggtaatatacatgctgttctcttgaaacatcccaccctcaccttctcccacagagttcaaaagtctgttctgtacttctgtgtctctttttctgttttgcatatagggccatcattagcatctttctaaattccatatatatgtgttagtatgctgtaatgctctttatctttctggcttacttcactctgtataatgggctccagtttcatccgtctcattagaactgattcaaatgaattctttttaatggctgagtaatattccatggtgtatatgtcccacagcttccttatccattcatctgctgatgggcatctaggttgcttctatgtcctggctattataaacagtgctgcgatgaacattggggtgcacgtgtctctttcagatctggattcctcagtgtgtatgcccagaagtgggattgctgggtcatatggtagttctatttccagttttttaagaaatctccacactgttttccatagtggctgtactagtttgcattcccaccaacagtgtaagagggttcccttttctccacaccctctccagcatttattgcttgtagacttttggatagcagccatcctgactggcgtgtaatggtacctcattgtggttttgatttgcatttctctaataatgagtgatgttgagcatcttt
This genomic window from Muntiacus reevesi chromosome 16, mMunRee1.1, whole genome shotgun sequence contains:
- the SHISA3 gene encoding protein shisa-3 homolog isoform X2, with translation MGALLALCLLLGWLRGGPAGAQQPGEYCHGWVDVQGNYHEGFQCPEDFDTLDATICCGSCALRYCCAAADARLEQGGCTNDRGELEHPGVTARSLVAIYCCTCLRPKEPSQQPIRFSLRSYQTETLPMILTSTNLRAPSRQSSTATSSSSTGGSIRRFSFARAEPGCLVPSPPPPYTTGHPIHLTQPSGFLASPQYFAYPLQQEPPLPGKSCPDFSSS
- the SHISA3 gene encoding protein shisa-3 homolog isoform X1 translates to MGALLALCLLLGWLRGGPAGAQQPGEYCHGWVDVQGNYHEGFQCPEDFDTLDATICCGSCALRYCCAAADARLEQGGCTNDRGELEHPGVTAQPVYVPFLIVGSIFIAFIILGSLVAIYCCTCLRPKEPSQQPIRFSLRSYQTETLPMILTSTNLRAPSRQSSTATSSSSTGGSIRRFSFARAEPGCLVPSPPPPYTTGHPIHLTQPSGFLASPQYFAYPLQQEPPLPGKSCPDFSSS